The DNA window GACAGACTCAAGACGGACCTTCTGGTGTCCCATCCCATGGTCAAAGTCCATGTTGTGGATGAAATCACTGGACATTATGTCAAGAAAGAGGACAGGTAGGAATTTGACAGATGTCTATAAAGTAAAAACACAAATCTGCTCAGGATATTATCAGCCTGATTAGTTACATTTTGGTCCAATCTGTAAAACAGatgttaatatataattatgctGTCATATTCATGCTCCCATCATTGTCCAATTTCTCTGTTATCCTCAGCCACCGTCGAGTGTCTTCCTTTTATGAACAGGAGAATGTCGAGCATATCCTTCCTATTATAAGTCAGCCTTTTGACTTCAGGAAACAAAAGTCAACAGTTCCTGAATGGGAGGAGCAGATCATCTTTAATGAGcgctttaattattttcttcagcAGAATGATGAGGCTCCGAAGGTCATCCTTATTTTTGAGGTGATTTTGagtattgggtttttttttttattgcattaatGTATCATTAGTGCTACAACATGacttaaaaaacacttttactTTTGTTATAGATCCTTGAATTTATGAGCATGGAAGAAGCAAGGGCAAATGCCTCTGCTGACCTGAGTGAGCGAGGATTTCGCAAAATTGCTTGGGCTTTTTTAAAGGTATCACAAAATGCTTTGTTTAGTGTATTGGATTGTCAACAGCCATTATACTGGATTATTGGTATTTCCCCAGTATATAGTGACCTTCTCAAGTATTTAATCCCATCTCCAACCATTCCACATTTTATACAGTACCTTCTGGATTATATCTCATGAACAGACACAAAGTGGTTTCTCTGACAACTTCTTAGCTGCTCAATGACTCAGACAGCTGTCTCTAGACAATTTTAATAATGGATTTAATGGTTCTTTGTGAAACAAACACTGATTAATACGTTTACAAAGAAGATTCTTAGATTCTTATTATCTCAAGAACAAGTAGCTGAATGTAGGATTTAGGTTTAGAATTATCATTGTATCCAGGAGATGTTCTAATTGGATtttatctaatctaattttaTCTAATTATCAAAATTTTATCTTATTAGAGTTGATCCAAACAGGATCATGGTCTCAAGGTGAAATACCTGATACCATTTTCTTCAATGGCTTCCTTCGTCTTGGTCATACGGAGATGTTATTTACATGTTCATGTTCAAGACCATTTTTTTGGATAGGTAGGATTAGCTACAGTAGCCATCAGTCAGTCGGTATGTTGGTCTGTGTTCATATGTAAACGCTATAAGGagattgccaagaccctgaaactgagctgcagcatggtGGTCAAGACATTACAGTGGTTTAAgaggacaggttccactcagaacaggcctcgccATTGTCCACTAAGAAGTTGAGTGCACGCAATCAGTCATATCCAGATGTTTTGTTTGGGAAATAGatgtatgaatgctgccagcctCTTCTAAaaatgatgcacaagaaagcctggaaacagtttgctgaagacaagcagactaaggacatggacatgtcctgtggtctgatgagaccaagataaacttatttggtaCAGATGGTGTCAAGCGTATGTGGCGGCAACCAGGTGAGAAGTagaaagacaagtgtgtcttgcctacagtcaagcatggtggtagGAGTgccatggtctggggctgcatgagtgttgctggcactggggagctacagttccctgagggaaccatgaatgccaacatgtactgtgacatactgaacagagcatgatcccctctCTACAGAGACTGGGCCACTGcattgctaaagaagctgagggtaaaggtgatgggctggccaagcatgtctccagacgtaaaccctattgagcatctgtggggcatcctcaaatggaaggtggaggagcgcaaggtctctaacatccaccagctcacTGATGTCGTCCTGgtggagtggaagaggactccagtggcaacctgtgaagctctggtgaactccatgcccaatagggttaaggcagtgctggaaaataatggtggttacaaaaaatattgacactttgggcccaatttggacattttcacttaggggtgtactcacttttgtggccatggtttagacattaatgtgtgttgagttattttgaggggacagcgaatttacactgttatacaagctgtacactcactactttatattgtagcaaagtgtcatttcttcggtgttgtcacatgaaaagatataataaaatatttacaaaaatgctagggttgtactcacttctgtgagatactgtgcatatatataaaacgtatccaacatttttatatgtatattttatacatttctattattaatatttagctCGTTGGGACCAACGGTGTGTTGAATGTTGGCAGTAAACTGCGTCTCCAGCTGTACAGCCCTCCACCCAGAGCTAGGAAAAATCCACAAACACTCGAGGTGTTTCAGTGGTGGTCAAAATACCCTTGGAACAGATATGCATCAACTCTTTATGTCACAGTGAAAGGACTCAAACTACCAGAGCATGTAAGAATCACATATAGTAAATTGTTGCTTCAGTTATTTGATCATCTTATAAATCTTAATGTATGTTTTGTAGAAATTAAAATGGTTGATAAAATAAGCTGTTGGTTCAGTTcttactgaaaaaaaatctgaccaaTCTGACTGTCACTAGGTGGACCCTAGTATACGCTCGATGATGGCTCTGCAGCAGGAAAGGGGCAGCAGCTCGTACACTGAGCTTCATTCTGAACTCACTCAGAAGACGTTCACCCAGCTGTTGGAGAGCAAGTCAGATGCCATAAAATGGAGCCGTCTGCCTGGACAGGTATCATGTTATAATATTTCCTGTTGCATATTTAAGCATGTTTCAAGAATTTTGTGAATTcagctttctaaaaaaaatgtaatcctGCCAGGTGTGTCGTATTCCTAACAAACTGATGCTATCATTCCGTGGAGGTCAGATGGGCTGCTTTGTTCTACGCTTCTCTCATGATGGCAGAGTCCTGGCTGCTGCTTGTGCAGACAGAGATGCTTTCCCTGTTATAGGTCTCAAATATAGCTCCTGTCTAAAATAATAATCTATTTAATAAGTTAAGATTGTGATTTATCATCAACATGATAAACCTGATACAATATTAAATTGGATTATATGGAATGTCTATAGGTTTTTATCCATGTTATGATTTACAGAAATGATGCTGACTTCTGGTGTTTTTCCGTAGTGTATGAGATCCCCTCAGGCAAAGTCCTAGCATCTTTTAATGGCCACCTCAGTATCGTCTATGATCTCTGCTGGAACAGAGATGACACATGCCTGCTGTCAGCATCCTCTGATGGAACAGTCAGGTAACTACTTCCTTGACCATGTTTGGGGAATAAAGAATTGAAATCTGCATCTTTATGATCGTTCAAATCCCATTTCCTTCTGTCAGAGTGTGGAACATTGAAAGACTCCAAGGACTTGCTCAGAAGATCCTCCCCCATCCATCATTTGTGTACTCTGCCCAGTACCACCCTCAAGCCCAGAGCCTGGTGGTAACAGGGGGCTATGATGGACTGCTCAGAGTGTGGAATGTAGACGTTAAAGATGTGAATGGACAACTTTTGCAAGAGTTTGAAGGACACAAGGCTTTCATCAACGCACTGTGTTTTGACAGTGAAGGTACAACGTCTCTCTGGAATTTAAAGATATCAATATTATGCCTATCATTATTGAAACATTTAATTAACTGTGTATTTCTGACACAGGAAGCAGGATGTTTTCTGCAGACAATACTGGCCTGATTATTGCATGGAGTAAAGTAGAGGATGGATCACTGCATAAATCAACATGTTTGTGGAAAATTGAAAAAGTAAATCTATAATAATGCAGAATaatcattaaacattaatgtaatacTAATTATGTAAAGGCTTCACAACAATAAGGTTACCATGTAACATGAAATGTTTCCTATAGGAAATAAAGGAAAGTGATCTCAATGGAATTCCAATCAGCTCACTAGAAGTGCATCCAAACGGAAGGCGTCTTCTAATCCATGCCAAAGACAGCGTTTTGCGAGTGATGGATTTGAGaatgtaattacatttacattcatgcaGAGAAACTTGTGCAGTGTTTTAGAATAATACACAGAcacttatgtactgtatgtatactttaatgtgtgtgtgtgtgtgtgtgtgtgtgtgtgtgtgtgtgtatagtcagAGCAAATTCAAACCATACCTGCAAAATGCccatacaacataaccaatggCATTTATGTTTGCTTTGTCACTTGTCTGTATATTTActttctaaacatttttatgaTATAGGCTGGAAATCTGTGACTTTGTCAAACATTgttcattgtattttttatttttttgtatagctttgctataaagaaatatataggTGCCACCAATTACAGGGAGAGGATAAACAGCACCTTCACTCCATGTGGAAACTTCATCTTCTCAGGCAGTGAGGATGGATTTGCCTATGTGTGGAACGCTGAGACTGGTATGCAGCTCTCATAAGAATATAACTATATAAAGTCCTTTGAGCATGGCAGAATTTTCCTGAAtgattttcttaataaatttaGAACTGAAATTGAAGAGCAGACAGGATTGACACTACAAACTTTAGGCAAAAGtgtatttagtttttatatttttaaatgggggggggggcacggtggcttagtggttagcatgttcgcctcacacctccagggttgggggttcgattcccgcctccgccttgtgtgtgtggagtttgcatgtttcctctgtgtactccggtttcctcccccggtccaaagacatgcatggtaggttgattggcatctctgggaaattgtctgtagtgtgtgattgtatgagtgaatgagtgtgtgtgtgtgtgccctgcgatgggttggcactccgtccaggttgtatcctgccttgatgcccaaagatgcctgagataggcacaggctccccgtgacccgaggtagttcggattagcggtagagaatgaatgaatgaatgaatgtttaaattcATGTTAATTTTTGAACcataaatttgtttttgtttaatttaacatAATATTAAAGGTATTTCTTTTTTGAATAGACCAACCTATTATAGGTTTTCACTCCAGCCAAGCTGAACTCATCAGTCCTTACAACTCTTTTTAAAACAAGAGCAAATGTCATTTATGTTTACATGAAATGAAAAACTGCAGCCTTCCTGGTTCTTGGAGAAAAGCACTGTGCTTTCTGTCTTCTACTGCAAAACCTGTCAGTGAAGGCCTATTTGTGTTCTCTGATCAAATGCAGGTGATCAAGTGGCTGTTTACTCAGAGATGTGCTATCCTACTGCTCTCCGTGGAGTGGCTTTCCATCCTCATGAACATTTAGTCGCATTCTGTGCCTTTGGGCAAAATCAACCAATTCAGTTATATGTGTATGACCGAAAAGGTGAGTTTACATGTCTGCAGGTaataatcaaaaagaaaaaagcctgTATGCTGGGTGTAAATTAAACTCTTGgtgtaaataattatttgtttgtgtgtggtggacCTATGATGAACTGGTGACCCAGCCAGCTCTGCTGCTCTTTGTTCAGTATTCATGACAGGCTCTGAGAGGCTCTGGATTTACCCTCACCCTAACCAGGATAAAGTGTTCACTGAACATGCATGAATAAATTTTAACAAATATAGCTATTCAGTATTTCCTTTAAAACTGTGCCTTTGGGAATAACATGCAATATTCTGTggtatttaaaacatttttcctGAATTTATTGTGCTGAGGTGCTATCTGAAGGGAATCTTAATAAATATCATATTACAATATGTGCTAGAAATTTATAGAAAAAATCAGCTAGTTCTCCTTTTTGTTGTTAGTTACTCAGTTGGAGCTGGAGAGTATGAGAGTTCTGAACAAGTCTGATACTGCTGTCGGTAAAACCTCGAGGAATCAGACCGAGATCCTTGCATTCCAGGATTCTTCTGCCTATGGAATTGACCGATTTGCCAGTGCTGCTCGCATGTCCCTCAAGATGCAGCGAGTTAAACAGAAATTAGACTCCGTTCTGGTGAGAACATGCAAGGTTCACACGTGCAGATAATGAATAGGACGCATACATATTGCCTCTTCAGATATACTCCGATCTCTCTTGTTTATGGTATAGAATCTTGGTAAGAaagtttttgttatttcagGATTCACATCGCAATACCACTGGCATGGAGTACCTCTATGACCAGGGTGAGTAGTTCTTCCGTTTGTACAGTTTGATCAATGAaatttttttgaatgaaatcaatttatttatattttctttatattaccTAAGCTTCAGAGGTCATTTTAATTAACACAAATGGATTTTATCTTAATTGAAGGAAGCACGTCTCACTTGGGGAGGGGCTTATCCCATGAGGCAAGTAATCGTGATACAAAATCTTCAgtcaaatatatacataattaaGAATCATATGTTTATACTAATTCAGCATTAAATGGAAATGTAACAAGTAACCTGACTTATTGTGTTACAGGTTTTGCATACTTCTCTCCCAACTCCATCTTTGCTTTCTCCTCACTCCAATCTGCAGCTGCCCAGCTCATTTGGTGCTCAGCTACTTCCTCAGGCCCTGCTCGGCTCACAAGCATGTACGTAAATGCTGtgaatgatttatatttattactagCCTTACCATACTTAGATGTTAAATGTTTAGCTTTGTGTATTCTGGAGCATTGCTTTGATTTTCTAAATGTTTCCTCACCCCACACAGATGGCTCCACTGCTTTTGGATATCCCATTAGAAGAATACCATCATTAAAGCAACAGGTGAGTGATATTCTGGTTTGTTGGATTCATATTCAAGCAATCAGTTTATAACTGTtaaaaatgtatagaaaaaaTCAAATTAGCTTCATATTAGTAACAGCAGATTGTATGAATTTCCCCAGAGTCTACCAGATTCTGAATTTCCATTACAACCTAAGACTGATGTGGAACGAGTCCAGCAGACGGTACTCATGCTATGATTGTGATGGCTTCATTAATGTTTTCTACTTACAATTCAATTTCTACTCTAAATACTTTTTTTAGTTGTGCTAGACTGTAGCGGTTTTGATCAAGGCCAAGTCCCTGTGAATTGTCTTTTAGGTTGTGACCCTGTATGACTATAACGCCAGTCGCTCTGATGAGTTGACATTACACCGTGGTGATGTGATCCATGTGCTGCACAAAGATAATGACAACTGGTGGTTTGGATGCTTAGCCAGTGGACACCAGGGCTACTTTCCAGCTGCCTATGTGGCTGATGAAAGTATGTAGAGCATTTTTGATCGCAGATGAGCATCAGCTTTTGTCCGTACAGTATAGTGCTTGAAACATGGTTTTTCTTGTTCTCCATACAGAGGGCTTTGATGAAGAGCTCTCACGGGCAATAGAGGCACAACCGGGACCCTTACAGCAAATAAGTGAAGGTGTTAATAGAATCACAGCCACCAAGGTAATTTATTAGAAGAATTAATGATCTCCCTCAGGCCTGAAATACTACTTGCCATACAAGGGCATTCTATGCATTGATATTTTAGGTAATTTGCTTATTTCTAAATATATGCAGTAAGAAGATGGTCTCAATGGTATTCTAATGGTAAATCATAACATTCTTAGTACAGgggcatctcaataaattataaatgttgttgaaaagttcatttatttcagtaattcaactcaaatagtgaaacgtatgtattatataaattcagtacacacagactgaagtagtttaagtttTTGgctcttttaattgtgatgattttggctcacatttaacaaacgCACCAATTCACcatctcaaaaaattagaatatggtgatatgccaatcagctaatcaactcaaaacacctgcaaaggtttcctgagccatcaaaatgctCTCTtaatttggttcactaggctacacaattaTGGGGAAGACTGCTGAACTGACAGTTGTCTATAAAACTATTCttgacacccttcacaaggacggtaagccacaaacattcattgccaaagaagatggctgttcacagagtgctgtatccaagcaaGTTAACAGAAAATTGAGTGGAAGGAAAacgtgtggaagaaaaagatgcacaaccaaccgAGAGAACCGCAGCCTTGAGAAGTTTGTCAAACAAACTCGATTtaagaatttgggtgaacttcacaagTAATGGAGtgaggctggggtcaaggcatcaagagccaccacacacagatgtgccAAGGAATTTGCCTAAAGTTGTCATTCCTCTTTTTAAGCCACTCCTGAGCCCCAGACAACGTCAGAGGCGTATTAGCTGGCCTAAGGAGAAGAATAACTGGtgcccagtggtccaaagtcctcttttcagatgagaacaagttttgtatttcatttggaaaccaaaaggtcctagagtctggaggaagggtggagaagttgcttgaagtccagtgttaagtttccacagtctgtagtttttttttaatttgggatgcaatgtcatctgctggtgttggtccactgtgttttttaaaaaaaaaaaaaaactgcacctGTTTTCCAAAAAATtttagagcagtggtccccaacccccgggctgcggaccggtaccggtccgtggacctaATGGTACCGGGCTGCccaaattataaattatttccattttgtttactgtggtgtatttctctcgggtttgtgtgactttacATGGAAGaaaggttaaccgggagctgagagacgccacctaaagccgcaccaaaaTTTCGTGATCTCGgcccgggtttaggtgacgtctggagctgagggGCTGCAAgtggcagtggcgttgtagctttggtggaaaGAAGTTTTGTATCACTCTTCtttgttcaccggtactttctcatgtttaacagtgcttggtgtatgtgtatattgtgtttgctcaaatttaacccacaaattagcaaaaatgagtacaaaacagacgtcgttagaagttagaaactctgccggtgttctggattaaagtcatggcagaataccctgagattgccaccacagcacttaaatccctattacCATTTCCGACATTCTATCTGTGttaagcggggttttctgcagtgacagcaaccaaaacaaaacaacggaataaactggatataagcaacacacttcgggtgtcattgtctattaccccagatggaaccgtctcgttgcaaagaaacaagctcagggttctcaatgatttagcgttgtagtgagttaaaaaggcatgtttaaatacaattattaattttaacttaattgtatagcccccaccgggccgcggtaaaaattaacaaacattgaccggtccgcggcgaaaaaaaggttggggaccactgctttagagcacttcatgcctCCTTCTGAtgaccagctttttaaagatgctgacttcattttccagcaggatttggcacctgcctAAACTGCCgaaagcaccaaaagttggttaaatgaccatggtgttggtgtgcatgactggccagcaaactcaccagacctgaaccccatagagaatctatagagtattgtcaagaggaaaatgagaaacaagagaccaaaaaatgcagaGGAGTTaaaggccactgtcaaagaaacctggcCTTCCATACCACCTTTGCAGTGaatgatcacctccatgccaggccgaattgaggcagtaattaaagcaaaagtaGCCCCTACCAAGTAATGagtacatgtactgtaaatgaacatactttccagaaggccacCAAttctctaaaaatgtttttttttaattggtcttATGAAACATTCaaatttttgtgtgatttggtgggtttttgttaaatgtgatccaaaatcatcacaattaaaagaaccaaaaacTTAAGCTTCtttagtctgtgtgtactgaatttatataatataccagtttcactatttgagttgaaataaatgaacttttccacaacattctaaCTTCTTGAGATACACCTGTATAGTGTAACGTCTCCAATTGTTTTTACTTCTCGAACTTGTATTACATCTGCTGATCTATTAAACCTGATTAAAATAACCAATAGAAGATTGCTTTGTAAGAAACGGGAACAAACAGTGTTTGTGATTTGCTACTGATTGCTAGTCACTGTCCCATTTTGCTGCAGATGTCTGCAGCGGTCAGTGCCTCTGGGGAGCTGAAGATTCTTTCGGAGCTGGACACTGATGCTGAGGCACCTTCTCTCAAGTAAGACTCACTGCTAACTAATACATTCTATATCAGAAACTTCTCATTGAGACCTAAGATTAAATaggtaatatttataatataatcgccaatatacagtatgtagtgcCTTGAATGTTTTAAACAGTTACATTTCACTTTATATTCACCTTTGTGTAATGtgtgcatttctttctttttttttactcttatttaaagaaataaaaagaagaaagaaaagaagatgaagaaaagtGAGCTCTCTTATGATCTTCCATCCACCTCATCAACCGACCCGGACACTTCTGTTCTATTTACCAGAAAAAAGAGACCTCTTCCAAGATTAGGACAAACCAACAGTGCTTTTATTTCTGATGCTACAAAACAGGAATAATTGATAGACAATTAATATTCTCGAGAAGGAAAAGTATATGCATATTGAATTCAGGACCTGTACATATTTTTAACAATCAAGCCTTCTGTTTGAAcatattttgtaattttataagGTTAATTTTAATAACCAATATGTAGTCTCATGTCTTTGAAGTTGTATCTGCTCATTTGATGTAAATTGAcggtaaatgtttaaataaaaacaatacagtatTTATTAAGTAGGTTAAGCCATATTTTAACACAAATTAGCCCACTATCAGAAATTGTACAACGTTGCAATcgtatttaatttacatttatagcaggagtactgtaacactcactgagCCATTGCTTGTATACTTTAGGGTTGTCACGTAGGTCCACTTCCGAAACATTTGGACTACAATCCGCTTTAAAAACACTCAAGATGCTAATCAGACCTGACTGTCTAGCAAGTTGGTGTCAAGCCATGGCAGAGTGATAGAATTTGCATGTGCTGCGTAAACCTTAGCCTACTGAGAATTAGTTTGTAATTCAATCTCtgaaacaatatttacattatttcattattacatataatatacattcCATTCTAAAGCAACTTGGACTAAAGCCGAGTTGTGGATGAAGTGCTTGCCTAAAGGTCCAGCAGTATAAACTGAACAGAACTAAATTGTAAGCCTTCATTTCAGAAACCCTGAGCCTTAACTGCAGTTTTCTGTATAGTGAAACAGATGTGATCTGTGGAATCTATTCAAATGCAAATCTTAAACTCTGTAGCAGCCTGATGTCCGTTATATAAAATCAAAGGGGGAAAAATATGCTAGACTAAGTGATAATGTC is part of the Tachysurus fulvidraco isolate hzauxx_2018 chromosome 12, HZAU_PFXX_2.0, whole genome shotgun sequence genome and encodes:
- the ahi1 gene encoding jouberin; this encodes MPAGQSEVRATTRTHIDEVLRRYTNPPSQKKKPKQQTVQLQENVELQTLKKNLTKDTEEDETILSNTYDPVQESPRYTKNKRRENEVFTKANISNVGEEMPTEISERKKSKRALPPLPAVQDKDDSDKTAVKSEIKRPAEADLGQKKKGKKGKSRRGDDAGLTKAESEPEDELLQEYQQQITQAEQRALKKPQQKKPSETRQEITLLNNEFEKKKKKKNLKGTKGEESELASKCVQSRMELAADKTKLQEDFQNDVPEEEKEETVKPIGKKKKKKTQDVIVQDSQTKEDASSSQAFDDGLVLGVYIHRTDRLKTDLLVSHPMVKVHVVDEITGHYVKKEDSHRRVSSFYEQENVEHILPIISQPFDFRKQKSTVPEWEEQIIFNERFNYFLQQNDEAPKVILIFEILEFMSMEEARANASADLSERGFRKIAWAFLKLVGTNGVLNVGSKLRLQLYSPPPRARKNPQTLEVFQWWSKYPWNRYASTLYVTVKGLKLPEHVDPSIRSMMALQQERGSSSYTELHSELTQKTFTQLLESKSDAIKWSRLPGQVCRIPNKLMLSFRGGQMGCFVLRFSHDGRVLAAACADRDAFPVIVYEIPSGKVLASFNGHLSIVYDLCWNRDDTCLLSASSDGTVRVWNIERLQGLAQKILPHPSFVYSAQYHPQAQSLVVTGGYDGLLRVWNVDVKDVNGQLLQEFEGHKAFINALCFDSEGSRMFSADNTGLIIAWSKVEDGSLHKSTCLWKIEKEIKESDLNGIPISSLEVHPNGRRLLIHAKDSVLRVMDLRIFAIKKYIGATNYRERINSTFTPCGNFIFSGSEDGFAYVWNAETGDQVAVYSEMCYPTALRGVAFHPHEHLVAFCAFGQNQPIQLYVYDRKVTQLELESMRVLNKSDTAVGKTSRNQTEILAFQDSSAYGIDRFASAARMSLKMQRVKQKLDSVLDSHRNTTGMEYLYDQGSTSHLGRGLSHEVLHTSLPTPSLLSPHSNLQLPSSFGAQLLPQALLGSQAYGSTAFGYPIRRIPSLKQQSLPDSEFPLQPKTDVERVQQTVVTLYDYNASRSDELTLHRGDVIHVLHKDNDNWWFGCLASGHQGYFPAAYVADEKGFDEELSRAIEAQPGPLQQISEGVNRITATKMSAAVSASGELKILSELDTDAEAPSLKNKKKKEKKMKKSELSYDLPSTSSTDPDTSVLFTRKKRPLPRLGQTNSAFISDATKQE